A single region of the Triticum dicoccoides isolate Atlit2015 ecotype Zavitan chromosome 2B, WEW_v2.0, whole genome shotgun sequence genome encodes:
- the LOC119363552 gene encoding COP9 signalosome complex subunit 7-like isoform X2, producing MAMDAERRQAELIEQFSAQAAALSSAPQLAALVLEATSHPALFAFSELLTLPALSKLTGTQYASSLDLLRLFAYGTLKDYKSNSSALPALLPDQARKLKQLSVLTLAESTKVLPYDQLMQELDVSNVRELEDFLINECMYSGIVRGKLDQLRRCFEVQFAAGRDLTPDQLTNMIETLSDWLGTSDNLLHHIQEKIKWADTTSELNKKHQKEFEDRVEEAKKSVKKLNNVSRQTMTYGGMTTFSLNLEE from the exons ATGGCGATGGACGCGGAGCGGAGGCAGGCGGAGCTGATCGAGCAGttctcggcgcaggcggcggcgctctcCTCGGCTCCTCAGCTGGCGGCGCTCGTGCTCGAGGCCACCTCCCACCCGGCGCTCTTTGCCTTCTCCGAGCTCCTCACCCTTCCAGCCCTCTCCAAG CTAACGGGCACGCAGTACGCCTCGTCGCTGGACCTGCTCCGCCTCTTCGCCTACGGCACCCTCAAGGACTACAAGA GTAATTCTAGCGCCCTCCCTGCATTGTTGCCTGATCAAGCCCGGAAGCTGAAGCAACTCAGCGTGCTAACTTTGGCTGAGTCAACCAAG GTACTTCCATATGAtcagctcatgcaagagctagACGTTTCCAATGTGAGAGAACTTGAAGATTTCCTCATCAACGAGTGCATGTACTCA GGTATTGTCAGAGGCAAGTTGGACCAACTGCGGCGGTGCTTTGAA GTACAATTTGCAGCTGGAAGGGACCTCACACCTGATCAGCTAACCAACATGATTGAGACCTTGTCTGACTG GTTGGGAACATCAGATAATTTATTACACCACATTCAGGAGAAAATCAAGTGGGCTGATACAACAAGTGAATTGAACAAGAAGCACCAGAAAGAATTTGAAGACAGAGTGGAAGAAGCCAAGAAGTCAGTCAAG AAGTTGAACAATGTAAGCAGGCAGACAATGACTTACGGGGGCATGACGACTTTCTCTCTGAATCTGGAGGAATAA
- the LOC119363552 gene encoding COP9 signalosome complex subunit 7-like isoform X1, translating to MAMDAERRQAELIEQFSAQAAALSSAPQLAALVLEATSHPALFAFSELLTLPALSKLTGTQYASSLDLLRLFAYGTLKDYKSNSSALPALLPDQARKLKQLSVLTLAESTKVLPYDQLMQELDVSNVRELEDFLINECMYSGIVRGKLDQLRRCFEVQFAAGRDLTPDQLTNMIETLSDWLGTSDNLLHHIQEKIKWADTTSELNKKHQKEFEDRVEEAKKSVKADNDLRGHDDFLSESGGIMDFEEDRIRPKRRRQPMA from the exons ATGGCGATGGACGCGGAGCGGAGGCAGGCGGAGCTGATCGAGCAGttctcggcgcaggcggcggcgctctcCTCGGCTCCTCAGCTGGCGGCGCTCGTGCTCGAGGCCACCTCCCACCCGGCGCTCTTTGCCTTCTCCGAGCTCCTCACCCTTCCAGCCCTCTCCAAG CTAACGGGCACGCAGTACGCCTCGTCGCTGGACCTGCTCCGCCTCTTCGCCTACGGCACCCTCAAGGACTACAAGA GTAATTCTAGCGCCCTCCCTGCATTGTTGCCTGATCAAGCCCGGAAGCTGAAGCAACTCAGCGTGCTAACTTTGGCTGAGTCAACCAAG GTACTTCCATATGAtcagctcatgcaagagctagACGTTTCCAATGTGAGAGAACTTGAAGATTTCCTCATCAACGAGTGCATGTACTCA GGTATTGTCAGAGGCAAGTTGGACCAACTGCGGCGGTGCTTTGAA GTACAATTTGCAGCTGGAAGGGACCTCACACCTGATCAGCTAACCAACATGATTGAGACCTTGTCTGACTG GTTGGGAACATCAGATAATTTATTACACCACATTCAGGAGAAAATCAAGTGGGCTGATACAACAAGTGAATTGAACAAGAAGCACCAGAAAGAATTTGAAGACAGAGTGGAAGAAGCCAAGAAGTCAGTCAAG GCAGACAATGACTTACGGGGGCATGACGACTTTCTCTCTGAATCTGGAGGAATAATGGATTTTGAGGAGGACCGCATCCGACCAAAAAG GAGGCGACAACCAATGGCGTAG